The DNA sequence AAATCGCCATCGCCGACTCGCTGGGGCGCACGCTGGCGGCGAGCGCGTCCGATCAGGACGCGGCGGCGCGCGCCGCGGGGATTCCCTCGTTCGACACCGCGCGCGCCCTCGCCGCCGCGCGCGGCGTGACCGCGGCCGCTCCGCGCTTCCTCACGCTGGCCGGCCCTGGCGGGGACTGGCGCCTGCAAGCGCGCATCGTGCGAGTGGCCGGCGAGCCGTTGCTCCTGGCGGGCATTGCGCCCTTGCGCGACATCGAGGACGTGCTGGCGCGCATCCGGCGCGCCTTCCTGGTGGCCATCCCGTTGCTGCTGGCGGCCGCCGCGGCGGGCGGGTTCTTCATGGCGCGCCGCTCACTGTCGCCGGTGGCGGTGATGGGCGCGCGCGCCGCCGCCATCACCGACGCCAACCTGCACGAACGCCTCCCCGTCGTCACGCCGCACGACGAGCTGGGTGGACTGGCCGTCGTCATCAACTCCCTCCTCGACCGGCTGGAGCGCGCCTTCGCGCAGCAACGACGCTTCATGGCCGACGCCTCGCACGAGCTGCGCACCCCGGCGGCCATCCTCAACACCGAGTCGCAGGTCACCCTCTCACGCGAGCACCGCAGCGAGGAGGAGTACCGCGAGTCGATGACCGTGATGCAGCAGGCCGCCGCGCGCCTGACGCGCATCGTGGACGACCTCTTCCTATTGGCGCGCGCCGATGCCGGCCACCTCGTGGCTCGCATGCGCGACATCTACCTGGACGAGGTGGTGCACGACGTGACGCGCGCCGCACGCCCGTTAGGCGAACGGCGCGGCGTTCGCGTGGAACTGCAACCGGTAGTCGACGCCCCCTTCCACGGCGACGCCGACCTCCTGGGGCGCCTCCTGCTCAACCTGCTGGACAACGCGATCAAGTTCTCCGTGGGTGGCGGCACGGTCTCCGTTGCACTCGCTCGTCACGACGCCGCCGCCGGTTCCGCCGGCCCCGCCGGCCCCGCCGGCGCTGCGCGCTATGAGATCCGCGTCGTCGACGACGGCCCGGGGATCCCCCCCGAGGTGCAGGAACGCGTCTTCGAGCGCTTCTTTCGTGGCGACCCGGCCCGCGGGCGCGTGGAACCGACCGAGACGAGCGGGGCCGGCCTCGGCCTCGCCATCTCGCGCCGCATTGCCGAGGCGCATGGCGGCACGTTGCAGCTCGTGGCATCGCGCCCGGGGCGCACGGAGTTCTGCGTCACACTCCCCGCCACCACGCGAGGGGCGTCGACCCCAGCGGCACCCGCCGCACCAGCCGCACCCACGACACCAACCGCACCGGCGACGCCATCGTCAGCACCGCGCGCCGCGCGTCTCCCCGCCTAACGTGACCGCTGCCTGACGCGACCGCGGCCTGACGCCACGCCGGCCTAACGCAACCGCGCGCGCAGCGCCCGCAACGCCGCCATCCGTTCGTCGCGCCACGCCAGGCGCTGCGGCAGCCGGTCCAGCGGAAGCTGCTCGCGCATCGCCCGGTCCAGCGTCGCGACGATCGGTGGCGTCACCACCGGCTCGGTGGCTCCGCGCTCGCGCGCCATCTGGTCGAACATGAAGCCGTAGCGTGAGAGGTAGTCGGCAATGCCCCCCGGCGCGTTGAGGTCGACGCCTTGCAGGGGACCTAACCAGGCCCAGCGCAACCCGAAGCCGTCCCGTATCAGTGCGTCCACGTCGGCGGGCGTCATGAGCCCGTCGCGCACCACGCCGAACATCTCGGTGAGGAGCGCGCCCTGCAGGCGGTTCATCACGAAGCCCGGGCGCTCGCCGTTCACGCGCACGGGGACCTGCCCCACCGCGCGCATCGTCGCGAAGGCCTGTGCCACCACGCCCTCGTCGGTGAATGGCGCCGGTACCATCTCGACCACCGGTATCAGGTGCGGCGGCGTGGCCGGGTGCGCCACGATGACGCGCTCGCGCCGCGCCAGTTCGCCGGCGAATCGCGACGCGCCGATCGACGACGTCGAACTCGCCAGGATGGCGTCGGTGCTTGCCTGCGCATCGAGCTCCGCGAAGAGCGAGCGCTTCACCTCCTCATCCTCCTCCACCGATTCCTGCACCCACTCCGCACCGTGCAGCGCGTCAGGCAACGAACCCGCCAGCGCGATGCGCGACACGATCTCGTCAGGGGCAACCTCGGGGGCAATGGCGCGCGCGGCAGACGCGCCCTGGCGAACCCGATCGTGCAGCGAGGCACGCACCGTGGCGTGTCGCGCGAAGACGCGCACCTCCCAGCCGGCGCGCGCAAAGACGAGCGCCCACGAACTCCCGATGATCCCCGCCCCCACGATCGCCACACGCCGCGTCCCGGCGTGCGCTTCGACAGGCGTGGCGCCAGTCATGGCGACAGGCATGGCGACAGGCGTGGCGCCAGGCCTGACACCGGGCGCCAAGCGCTGCGTCCCACCTGATGCACGAGCGTCCGACATGTGCGCCCTCCCGAGAAGCGATGTGGCCAACCGATGTTGCGGACAACTTCGCCAACTGTGGCGCGAGCGACCACGGGGCACCCCGACATTAGCATCTCATCATCAATCGGCACGTCAGGAGATTGCGGACTGTCTCCGGCCGACACTTCCAGTAGGGTGCCCGGCGCTGCGCCGCGAATGCTTGCGTATGCCTGGCATTGTCCGCTGTGAGACGTTTGATGGAGCAGGAGCAGGATGAGCGAAGCGGGATCGGTCGATTGTATCGGGACGGTATTGGCACGGAGCTTCCCGGCCGGGGAGCATGTCGGCGAGGTGCTCGACGCCGCGATGGACGGGATCCTCGTCGTCGATTCCACGCGCCGCATCGCCTTTGCCAACCGCTCGGCGGGTCGCATCTTCGGGCATGCACCGGAGGCGATGCTCGGTCAG is a window from the Gemmatimonadaceae bacterium genome containing:
- a CDS encoding 3-hydroxyacyl-CoA dehydrogenase, coding for MPVAMTGATPVEAHAGTRRVAIVGAGIIGSSWALVFARAGWEVRVFARHATVRASLHDRVRQGASAARAIAPEVAPDEIVSRIALAGSLPDALHGAEWVQESVEEDEEVKRSLFAELDAQASTDAILASSTSSIGASRFAGELARRERVIVAHPATPPHLIPVVEMVPAPFTDEGVVAQAFATMRAVGQVPVRVNGERPGFVMNRLQGALLTEMFGVVRDGLMTPADVDALIRDGFGLRWAWLGPLQGVDLNAPGGIADYLSRYGFMFDQMARERGATEPVVTPPIVATLDRAMREQLPLDRLPQRLAWRDERMAALRALRARLR
- a CDS encoding HAMP domain-containing protein, whose amino-acid sequence is MRWWPTSLRARLTLWFTVVLGVPLVAFAIVSYVVFDRTLLARTDHFVDDALSAFARELANERRLAPSNEVAARTTVHEVRFSQLQIAIADSLGRTLAASASDQDAAARAAGIPSFDTARALAAARGVTAAAPRFLTLAGPGGDWRLQARIVRVAGEPLLLAGIAPLRDIEDVLARIRRAFLVAIPLLLAAAAAGGFFMARRSLSPVAVMGARAAAITDANLHERLPVVTPHDELGGLAVVINSLLDRLERAFAQQRRFMADASHELRTPAAILNTESQVTLSREHRSEEEYRESMTVMQQAAARLTRIVDDLFLLARADAGHLVARMRDIYLDEVVHDVTRAARPLGERRGVRVELQPVVDAPFHGDADLLGRLLLNLLDNAIKFSVGGGTVSVALARHDAAAGSAGPAGPAGAARYEIRVVDDGPGIPPEVQERVFERFFRGDPARGRVEPTETSGAGLGLAISRRIAEAHGGTLQLVASRPGRTEFCVTLPATTRGASTPAAPAAPAAPTTPTAPATPSSAPRAARLPA